The proteins below are encoded in one region of Pseudomonas putida NBRC 14164:
- a CDS encoding HvfX family Cu-binding RiPP maturation protein has product MKAFTLPSDWKLSTALAGLTTVDRLGSWSADVPLRVFLAWEFFESGLEKFNGSNWFADLQSSFPFPFNLLPAELNWQLSMWAELVLPLLLLLGLGTRLASLGLMVVTVVAIAAVHWPAHWSGLAELAQGYAITDQGFGNYKLPLIYLVALLPLLLKGAGRLSLDHWLGMRFGR; this is encoded by the coding sequence GAAAGCCTTCACCTTGCCCTCCGACTGGAAGCTGTCCACCGCCCTCGCCGGCCTGACCACCGTTGATCGCCTCGGTAGCTGGAGTGCCGACGTGCCATTACGGGTATTTCTGGCCTGGGAGTTTTTCGAATCCGGTCTGGAAAAATTCAACGGCAGCAACTGGTTCGCCGACCTGCAGTCCAGCTTCCCGTTCCCCTTCAACCTGCTGCCCGCGGAGTTGAACTGGCAGCTGTCGATGTGGGCCGAGTTGGTGCTGCCGTTGCTGCTGCTGTTGGGCCTGGGTACCCGGCTGGCATCGTTGGGTTTGATGGTGGTAACCGTTGTAGCGATAGCGGCAGTGCACTGGCCGGCGCACTGGTCGGGCCTGGCGGAGCTGGCCCAAGGCTATGCCATTACCGACCAGGGCTTCGGCAATTACAAGTTGCCATTGATCTACCTGGTGGCGTTGCTACCCCTGCTGCTCAAGGGCGCCGGGCGCCTTAGCCTCGATCATTGGCTTGGCATGCGGTTCGGCAGATGA
- a CDS encoding HvfC family RiPP maturation protein — protein MNETLRAQQYALARHLRDPQRHAPPPGVEARRLKVYRELFYGAIEGLLAGSFPVMRQVLGEQRWHARVRDFYASYRCQTPLFTEIAETFVDYLQRVALDAPWQLELAHYEWVEAQLYLSDAEDPAHDPGGDLLAGEPLLSCVARVLAYRWPVESIGVDYQPTAAPASPSLLLVYRDARLQVRFARLAPMAYRLLMEQGTGRERLQALGGDVQQGLVLLEALREQGVIVGTV, from the coding sequence ATGAATGAGACCCTGCGTGCGCAGCAGTATGCCTTGGCCCGTCACCTGCGCGACCCACAACGCCATGCCCCGCCGCCCGGCGTCGAAGCCCGGCGCCTGAAGGTTTACCGTGAATTGTTCTATGGTGCCATCGAAGGGTTGCTGGCTGGCAGCTTCCCGGTCATGCGCCAGGTGTTGGGCGAGCAGCGCTGGCACGCCCGAGTACGTGATTTCTACGCCAGTTACCGTTGCCAGACGCCGTTGTTTACCGAAATTGCCGAGACGTTCGTCGACTACTTGCAACGTGTAGCGCTGGACGCCCCTTGGCAGCTGGAGCTGGCGCACTATGAGTGGGTCGAGGCGCAACTGTACCTGAGCGATGCCGAGGACCCGGCGCATGATCCGGGTGGTGACCTGCTGGCGGGAGAGCCGTTGTTGTCTTGTGTGGCGCGGGTGCTGGCCTATCGTTGGCCGGTGGAAAGCATTGGCGTGGACTACCAGCCAACGGCTGCCCCAGCATCGCCGAGCTTGCTGCTGGTTTATCGCGATGCCCGGTTGCAGGTGCGTTTTGCCCGGTTGGCACCTATGGCGTATCGGTTGCTGATGGAGCAGGGGACTGGAAGAGAGCGGCTGCAGGCATTGGGCGGGGATGTGCAGCAAGGGTTGGTATTGTTGGAGGCATTGCGCGAGCAGGGCGTCATTGTCGGAACAGTTTGA
- a CDS encoding HvfB family MNIO-type RiPP peptide maturase, translated as MFPAMLNIGLGLRRGLLPELLAMEAGAVDFLECAPENWIAVGGAYGKGLAQLAERFAVTCHGLSLSLGGSAPLDRHFLEQTRQFLDRYQVRLYSEHLSYCSDDGHLYDLMPIPFTDEAVHHVAARIRQAQEQLERRIAVENISYYAAPYQAMSELDFIRAVLEEADCDLLLDVNNVYVNACNHGYDAQQFLAGLPPARVTGMHVAGHYDEAPDLKVDTHGAAVKEDVWALYASACVRFGVKPTVLERDFNYPPLAELLAETARMRAVQCAAGGQADE; from the coding sequence ATGTTTCCTGCGATGTTGAACATCGGGTTAGGCTTGCGTCGTGGCCTGTTGCCCGAACTGCTGGCCATGGAGGCGGGTGCAGTGGACTTTCTCGAGTGTGCGCCGGAAAACTGGATTGCCGTGGGCGGTGCCTATGGCAAGGGCTTGGCCCAGTTGGCGGAGCGCTTTGCTGTCACCTGTCATGGGTTGTCTTTATCGCTGGGTGGCAGTGCGCCGCTGGACCGCCATTTCCTTGAGCAGACCCGGCAGTTTCTTGATCGGTACCAGGTGCGGCTGTACAGCGAGCACCTGAGCTACTGCAGTGATGACGGGCACCTGTACGACCTGATGCCCATCCCGTTCACCGATGAAGCCGTACACCATGTGGCCGCGCGCATACGTCAGGCTCAGGAGCAGTTGGAGCGGCGCATTGCCGTGGAGAACATCAGCTACTACGCCGCGCCGTATCAGGCGATGAGCGAACTCGACTTCATCCGGGCGGTGCTCGAAGAAGCGGATTGTGACCTGCTGCTGGACGTCAACAATGTTTATGTCAACGCCTGCAACCATGGCTACGACGCCCAGCAATTCCTTGCAGGCTTGCCCCCGGCGCGAGTGACCGGGATGCACGTTGCCGGGCATTACGATGAAGCGCCGGACCTCAAAGTGGATACCCACGGGGCAGCCGTGAAGGAGGATGTCTGGGCCCTGTACGCCAGCGCTTGCGTGCGCTTTGGTGTAAAGCCGACGGTGCTTGAACGGGATTTCAACTACCCGCCCTTGGCCGAACTGTTGGCCGAGACGGCGCGTATGCGTGCTGTGCAATGCGCTGCCGGAGGGCAAGCAGATGAATGA